From Ruminococcus sp. HUN007, a single genomic window includes:
- a CDS encoding DUF4367 domain-containing protein: MTDEEIMEMLKKDPDFKNKFSVFISELIEKEMSEKSPDYDKIDHLSELYCSITGVNEIIKQRKAENINKIISEASKVKQKRKHRTRKTLTAIAASVAVVLSANVVSTAAFGVNIFKAIVHKEEKGFFIEYTTDEKLEDPYGIKAECAKYEIYPEYPKYIPEGFEVLEINHEDLGKEKTLDFLYYKDDMTIGIYYDVFDNPEEIKKIKYPSDDLNIIEIEINGYPAVVSKEDDQCTLSYAKDNVLLSIFTVNVPYEECDKIIESIK, encoded by the coding sequence ATGACGGATGAAGAGATCATGGAAATGCTAAAAAAAGATCCGGATTTTAAAAATAAATTTTCAGTTTTCATTTCCGAACTTATCGAGAAAGAAATGTCAGAAAAATCTCCGGATTATGATAAAATAGACCATCTTTCAGAGTTATACTGCAGCATTACCGGTGTTAATGAAATAATAAAGCAGAGAAAAGCGGAAAATATAAACAAAATTATTAGCGAAGCTTCAAAGGTAAAACAGAAAAGAAAGCATCGTACAAGAAAAACTTTGACTGCGATAGCAGCATCAGTAGCTGTAGTATTATCTGCAAATGTTGTTTCTACTGCGGCTTTTGGTGTAAATATATTTAAGGCTATAGTTCATAAAGAAGAAAAAGGATTTTTCATAGAATATACAACCGATGAAAAACTCGAAGATCCGTATGGTATAAAAGCTGAATGTGCAAAATATGAAATTTATCCGGAATATCCAAAGTATATACCGGAAGGATTCGAGGTATTGGAAATCAATCATGAAGATCTTGGAAAGGAGAAAACTCTGGATTTTTTATATTATAAAGATGATATGACAATAGGTATTTATTATGATGTATTTGATAATCCAGAAGAAATAAAGAAAATCAAATATCCGAGCGATGATTTAAATATAATTGAAATAGAAATAAACGGATATCCGGCTGTAGTTTCAAAAGAAGATGATCAGTGTACATTATCATATGCAAAGGATAATGTATTGCTGAGTATATTTACGGTCAATGTTCCTTACGAGGAATGTGATAAAATAATTGAATCAATAAAATGA
- a CDS encoding sigma-70 family RNA polymerase sigma factor: MIEETFLERIMADYYEVLIRYCMARMHRGYTEAEDVVQEVFLALSLKENINLNDNIKSWLYKTANYKIMKYLSKNPWFEDITEIVDLPEQEITEPEDNIFELLSDSELDLLKKYYYGADKEKLASQNGLSVNALYSKVKRIKKRLKESQNQGENKHKP, from the coding sequence ATGATCGAAGAAACTTTTTTAGAAAGAATTATGGCTGATTATTATGAAGTTCTGATAAGATATTGTATGGCACGAATGCATCGCGGTTATACGGAAGCTGAAGATGTTGTACAGGAAGTTTTCCTTGCCCTTAGTCTTAAAGAGAATATAAATCTTAATGATAATATTAAATCATGGCTGTATAAAACCGCAAATTACAAGATCATGAAATATCTGAGTAAAAATCCATGGTTCGAAGACATCACAGAGATAGTTGACCTGCCGGAACAGGAAATCACAGAACCTGAAGATAACATCTTTGAGCTGCTGTCAGATTCAGAACTTGATCTGCTCAAAAAATATTATTACGGAGCAGATAAGGAGAAACTTGCTTCTCAGAATGGATTATCAGTTAATGCTCTTTACAGCAAAGTAAAACGAATTAAAAAAAGACTGAAAGAATCACAGAACCAGGGTGAAAATAAACATAAACCATAG
- a CDS encoding AAA family ATPase has product MPRELGTGVQSFSQLIEDKCFFIDKTNFIKEWWKSKEAVTLITRPRRFGKTLNMSMLECFFSPEYAGRADLFEGLDVWNNAEMRELQGNWPVIFVTMAAIKGVDHKDFLEQMNAEMQSVYSRYEEFINNSDKISDAKKEKFNLFNRTMIQTMVAEQDDSEKKVNTTLLTKSIAFLSELLSIHYGKKVIILLDEYDTPMVESYVKKYWDEVVAFMRKFFNTTFKSNPYMYRSILTGITRVSKESLFSDFNNLKVYSLSSQKYQEYFGFTEEEVFNALDEYGYTDKEKVKYWYDGFTIGTQKDIYNPWSIINFLDEGKYEPYWANTSSNKLVSDLLREGDAELKSDFEYLLTGGTVTKQINEELVYSQLDKTRDSVWSLLTMSGYLRINSIKGKNYELELVNHETKEMFEGMISNWFAKGDRYSNFIKALLQNDLDYMNKFMNDLTVSMFSSFDTGKKPSDEAEPERFYHGFVLGLLVDLRERYSVTSNRESGFGRYDVLLEPLDKEKDDAMIFEFKVINKRKGENDLEDTVAAALKQIEDKKYEQVLLDKGIKKDRIRKYGFAFEGNRVLIGE; this is encoded by the coding sequence ATGCCTCGTGAATTAGGAACGGGAGTACAGAGTTTCAGCCAGCTCATAGAAGATAAGTGTTTTTTTATTGATAAAACTAATTTTATTAAGGAATGGTGGAAAAGCAAAGAAGCAGTTACCCTTATCACCAGACCGCGACGTTTCGGAAAAACGCTCAATATGAGTATGCTCGAATGCTTTTTTAGTCCGGAATATGCAGGAAGGGCTGATCTTTTTGAAGGCCTTGATGTCTGGAACAACGCTGAAATGAGAGAACTGCAGGGAAACTGGCCGGTCATCTTCGTTACAATGGCAGCAATAAAAGGCGTTGATCATAAGGATTTTCTTGAACAGATGAATGCAGAAATGCAGTCAGTATATTCACGTTATGAAGAGTTTATAAATAACAGTGATAAGATCTCGGATGCAAAAAAAGAAAAATTTAATCTTTTTAACAGGACTATGATCCAAACAATGGTTGCTGAACAGGATGATTCTGAAAAAAAAGTCAATACAACTTTACTTACAAAGAGTATAGCGTTTCTCTCAGAACTTCTTTCTATCCATTACGGAAAGAAAGTCATTATTCTTCTCGATGAATACGATACTCCAATGGTTGAATCGTACGTAAAGAAATACTGGGATGAAGTAGTCGCTTTCATGAGAAAGTTCTTTAATACTACATTTAAAAGCAATCCGTATATGTATCGCAGTATACTTACAGGTATCACACGAGTAAGCAAGGAATCATTGTTTTCGGATTTTAATAACCTGAAAGTTTATTCTTTATCAAGTCAGAAATATCAGGAGTATTTCGGCTTTACAGAAGAAGAAGTATTTAATGCACTTGATGAATATGGATATACAGATAAGGAAAAGGTAAAATACTGGTATGACGGATTTACCATTGGAACACAGAAAGATATTTATAATCCGTGGTCGATAATTAATTTTCTGGATGAAGGAAAATATGAACCGTACTGGGCAAATACAAGTTCAAATAAACTTGTAAGTGATCTGTTGCGTGAAGGCGATGCGGAACTGAAAAGTGATTTTGAGTATCTGCTCACAGGCGGAACGGTTACGAAACAGATAAATGAAGAACTTGTTTACAGTCAGCTTGACAAAACACGCGATTCAGTATGGAGTCTGCTTACAATGAGCGGATACCTCAGGATAAACAGCATAAAAGGAAAAAATTATGAGCTGGAACTTGTAAATCATGAAACAAAGGAAATGTTTGAAGGAATGATTTCTAACTGGTTTGCAAAAGGCGACAGATACAGTAATTTCATAAAAGCGCTTCTTCAGAATGACCTTGATTATATGAACAAATTCATGAATGACCTGACGGTATCAATGTTTAGTTCATTCGATACTGGAAAGAAGCCGTCAGATGAGGCAGAACCTGAGCGTTTCTATCATGGTTTTGTTCTCGGACTTCTGGTTGACCTGCGTGAAAGATATTCGGTAACATCCAACCGTGAAAGCGGATTCGGAAGATATGATGTACTTCTTGAACCACTTGATAAGGAAAAAGATGATGCAATGATATTTGAATTCAAGGTCATAAACAAAAGAAAAGGTGAAAATGATCTTGAAGATACCGTTGCAGCTGCGCTAAAGCAGATAGAAGACAAGAAGTACGAGCAGGTACTGCTTGACAAGGGCATTAAGAAAGACAGGATCCGAAAGTACGGCTTTGCATTTGAAGGAAACCGTGTGCTTATAGGTGAATGA